GCCCTCTCTCCGGACTCGCAACTTCAAGTCGATATTCATCGAGGCTCTATGATCGATTTCTCCGCCGTGGCGGCCGTGTTCTCTGTTTATATCGTCGGTGTCGTGATACCGGGGCCGAACTTCGTCGCTGTCGCGCACAAGTCGGTGTCGGCAACACGTCCCGATGCATTTGCGCTCGTCGCGGGGATCGTATTGGTCAATCTCTTCTGGGCCACCTGTGCGATCCTCGGCGTCGGCGTCGTGTTTGCTATCTTTCCGTGGATAGCCATTGGCGTGAAGCTCGCCGGAGCGGGCTATCTGATCTGGTTTGGCCTGCGCCTCATCATGTCGGCGGGCACGCGTCCGATGGCGGTGCAAAAGCCTTCGGCGTCGTCGGGCTTTGGCTCTGCGTTCATGCAAGGTGTCGCGACCAACATTGCCAATCCGAAATCGATCGCGTTCTACGCGGCTGTGTTTTCAACAGCGGCGCCTGCGCATGTGTCCGCACCGACCTTCCTCGCGATGCTCGCTACCGTGGGTGTGGTGGCGTCGTGCTGGTACGGCGGCGTTGCGCTGTTTCTGTCGCATGAGGCCGTTTCAGGCGCGTATCGCCGCGCACAGAAATGGATCGACCGGGCGTGCGGTGCGGTGATCGTCGCGCTTGGCATACGACAGGCGCTGCGCTGACCACGCGGTTTGTTTGTGTTTGCGCAAGGGGTGCCCCCGTAAATTGGCGGGCGCGCAAAAAGGGGTAGACTTTCGGCTACGCACGCTGAACCGGGTGCGACGGGGCGCTCATTCGAGTCGCCCCGTCTGCCATGTGCGCAGGTTGTTTTCAGTGCTACAGCACATACGTATTGAAGACAGGCCGAACAGAATTGAGGTCCACAACCCATGCTCAAACCCGAATTCAATGACGCGGGCAGCGCGCGTCCAGAACTGCTTTGCTACCTCGTGGCCACCGCGGCAGCGTCGTATGCGCTGACGCAGGAGTGGCGCGTCGATCATGTCGTCGAATGCTGCCGCCGCTGGCTCTCGAAGAACGAGGTGAAGATGGACTGGCTCGACCGGGTCCGGATCGGCCAGTTCGCGTTGAAGATCGCGAGCAAGGATCTGCTTGACGCGGGCATAGCCGTGCGTCTGTCCAGCGTCAATGCGCTCTTTACGAGCGAGATGGAACTGAACGAAGCGAGCACGATGGTGCAACGGATGATGTCCTTGTGTCAGGAAGCGCTCTGAGCACGTTTTGATCAAACGTCAAGCCTGAATTGCGGAGCGTGCACCGGGCGAACACTGTGTTGCAACTTCGATAGCTGATCGAAAGACGGGGCCAATTCATACTTCGCGATGGTCGCGCACCGCATCGTGCAGGTGCGAGCGTTCAGCTTAGAGGTTGTCGTGAATACATTTGAAGTCAATCAAGTCCTGTCAGGTCTGACTAATCTGGTCAGGCAACGCGTTGCAGTCGTGGCGCGAAGGCGGGCCGTGGGTGCAGCGATTTTCGCGCTGGTGCCCTTGCTGATGCAGGCGTGCGCGAGTTCCAGCCCCGTCGTCGAGACGGGCGATGCGGGGCGATACACGCTGCACGCATCGGCGGCGGGCGGCAGCGCGGCGTGGGCGAGGTCTCACAAGGCAGTCATGCAGAGCGCAAGCAACTTTTGCGCGCAACGCGGCGAGGTGCCGAGCGTCGTGTCGGAGTCGTCCAGAGGCGTGCGGGCGCTCGAAGCTCACGAGGCCGACCTCACGTTCGAATGTCACCCGCACTTTTGACGGACGCGTCAACCAATACGCCAGACGAAACAGAAAGCAAAAAGTTCAGCGGGCGTAAGCCATCGTTAAGGATGCGCAGCTATAACGTTTGATGGAAATGCGATCTGCGCGGCGTTGCCAGTCAACGATCAAAAAAGGGTGACCCGGACTCGCGGATTCAACCGACGACAGCGTCGATGTCCATTCAGAGGTCGCCCGTCATGCCGATCCACTCTCGCTCCATTGGGCGTGTTTCCGCGCTTGTTCCCAGGCTTATTCCCGCGACATTCGCGTTGCTGCTTGCGACGCCAGTCCACGCCGAGTCCACTTGTCCCGACTTCGTGATATTGCCGTCGGGCAGCGTGTTCAACATCGCCAAGCTGATCGCCGATACCGGCTCACCGGAGGCCGCGCTCAGAAAAGTCAGGGGCGCACTCGATGAGATCGCCGCAAACGGTGGTTGCCCGAAGTCAGTGCGACGCGCCGTGTGTGACGAAACGATGGCGGTCGCGAGGAAAGCCGTCGTCGCGCTTCAATCCTGCGCCGCGCATGGTCCTCAGGCTGACGGCGTGGAGAAGGACGGGCGCAGTGCGTCGAAGTAGGCAGGACGCGAAGCGGATCACTAAGCGGATCACTAAGCGGCCGCGTCAAGCCGACGCGTTCGTCGTGCGCAGCGCGGCGCCCAGGCTGCGGATCGTTTCTCTCATGCCGGCATCCCGCACGCGCGTATAGACGGCGATTTCGATCGGCGCGAGCGGTGGCAAACCGAGCCGGCTGCCGACATCGACGGCTCGCGGCGGGCATCCCCGTCGCGTCATGGGCGCGACCGCGAGACCTGCCATCACGGCGGCGCCCACCGTGCCGATGCCGCCGCCGACAAATACCTCCGTCCACTTGATGCCGGCTTCATCCAGCGCTTTCAGCGCGTTTGCGCGCACGCCGCAAGGGGCGGACAGCGACGCGATCCGCAACGGCTCGCCGGGACTGTGCGTCCATTGCGGCGAGGCAAACCATCCGCAGTGTTCGACGAACAGTTTTTCCGCGTCCCTTCGCGTGGCGTCGCGTCGCGCGAAGACGGCATCGAGCTCGCCGGAGTCGTAGCCGGCGAGCATTTCGCTCGATGCGCCGATCTTCACTTCGACCCGCAACGTGGTGTCCTGCGCGGAAATGCGCGCAATCAACGGTATCAACCCGTCCGCGGCGGTGTGGTCGATGATGCCCAGCCGCAGGCTGCGTTGCGCCTGCACCGTCGGATTCAGCGCGCGGTCGTGCGCGCTCAGCAACTCCCGGGCGGCCGCAAGGAACGCCGCGCCCTCTGGCAGCAGTTGCACGCGCCGCGGCGTGCGTTCGAGAAGGCGGCGCCCGAGTCGTTCTTCGAGCCGCTTCATCTTCAGGCTGATCGACGATTGCGTGATGTCGAGCACTTCGGCGGCGCGCGTGAAACTGCTGAGGTCGGCGACCAGCACGAATGCCTGAACGTCGTCGAGATCGAGGCGTCGCGTCGTCGATTGATAATCGGTGCTCATGTTAGCGGCTCCAGTCATCGCGTTTCTAAATCATAGACGAGTGCCTGGTTTTTCCCAGTAGCAGCGCGATGCCACCCACACGGCGGGGCGAAGCAAGAAAGTGCGGTTTCAATCATTGGTGAAAATCATCGCAGAAATACTTAGTGATGAATTGTTGTTATCGAAGCGCAACCCTAAGATTCATCTCAAGCAAACGCACTTCAGGAGCTTCAAATGCCAATGACCCATGTCTCGATGCGCAGCGGCAAGCCCGCCGCGTACCGCACCGCTGTTCTCGAAGGTATCCACGAAACGCTGCACGCGTCGCTTGGCGTGCATCCCGAGACGTTCTTCATGACCGTCAGCGAACACGAGGACGCGAACTTTCACGTCAACACGACTTTTCCGTTCGCGCGCTCGTCCGACGTGCTGCTGGTCCAGATCACGCTGACAGCGGGCCGTTCAGCCGACGACAAGCAACGCTTCTATCAAGACCTCGTTGTACGGCTCGAAAAGAACCCGGGCGTCAAACCCGCCGATGTATTCATCAACCTCATCGAGGTGGCGGGCGAGAACTGGTCGGCAGGAAACGGACTCGCCGGACGAAGCGCAGCTTTGGCAGCGGACGGCTCGACAGCCGCCGGCACTGCCGCCTGAAACATCCATCCGCCCTACGCTAATCTGATTCTGGAGAAAAATCATGTCGAAGCAATACGCCGTTCCTCTTTCGCCCCGTGGCCTCTCGAGCATCGCACCGCCGCCGCCGTGGCACTATTCGGGCGACTTTCTGATCGTCGAGTTCTGGGCCGATCCTGCCGCTGTGGCGGCGACGTTGCCGGCGGGTCTGAGCGTCGATCCGTCGTCGCCGGGTCACGCAACGGCGCTGTTCGTCGACTGGCAGTTCACGGGCCAAAACGATGAACTGCTGGACCCGGCGCGCTATCAGTATCGCGAGTTCTTCCTGCTCGTCGATGCGTTGTATGAAGGCCAGCCAGTCGCATATTGCCCGTACATTTTCGTGGACAACGACTCGGCGATGATGCGCGGCCTGATTCAAGGCTTCCCGAAGCGCCTCGGCGCCGTGCACCAGACGCGCACGTTCGCGGCACCCAGCCTCGCTGCTGCGCAGGTAGCGCCGGGCGCGCGATTTGCGGCGACGGCATCGACGGCGGGCCAGCGCATTGCGCGCGCA
The Paraburkholderia hospita DNA segment above includes these coding regions:
- a CDS encoding LysR family transcriptional regulator — translated: MSTDYQSTTRRLDLDDVQAFVLVADLSSFTRAAEVLDITQSSISLKMKRLEERLGRRLLERTPRRVQLLPEGAAFLAAARELLSAHDRALNPTVQAQRSLRLGIIDHTAADGLIPLIARISAQDTTLRVEVKIGASSEMLAGYDSGELDAVFARRDATRRDAEKLFVEHCGWFASPQWTHSPGEPLRIASLSAPCGVRANALKALDEAGIKWTEVFVGGGIGTVGAAVMAGLAVAPMTRRGCPPRAVDVGSRLGLPPLAPIEIAVYTRVRDAGMRETIRSLGAALRTTNASA
- a CDS encoding acetoacetate decarboxylase family protein: MSKQYAVPLSPRGLSSIAPPPPWHYSGDFLIVEFWADPAAVAATLPAGLSVDPSSPGHATALFVDWQFTGQNDELLDPARYQYREFFLLVDALYEGQPVAYCPYIFVDNDSAMMRGLIQGFPKRLGAVHQTRTFAAPSLAAAQVAPGARFAATASTAGQRIARAEVKLTGKVDDPSTVSLAGRPIVNLRHFPRLAAGQHETPAVHELVMSIMDDPRMADVWAGEGQLSLPVAEGEEISDLAPVRVGAGYRLSMSYTVTDLKTLSDGTQAA
- a CDS encoding LysE family translocator; the protein is MIDFSAVAAVFSVYIVGVVIPGPNFVAVAHKSVSATRPDAFALVAGIVLVNLFWATCAILGVGVVFAIFPWIAIGVKLAGAGYLIWFGLRLIMSAGTRPMAVQKPSASSGFGSAFMQGVATNIANPKSIAFYAAVFSTAAPAHVSAPTFLAMLATVGVVASCWYGGVALFLSHEAVSGAYRRAQKWIDRACGAVIVALGIRQALR
- a CDS encoding tautomerase family protein; this encodes MPMTHVSMRSGKPAAYRTAVLEGIHETLHASLGVHPETFFMTVSEHEDANFHVNTTFPFARSSDVLLVQITLTAGRSADDKQRFYQDLVVRLEKNPGVKPADVFINLIEVAGENWSAGNGLAGRSAALAADGSTAAGTAA